From Salvia splendens isolate huo1 chromosome 3, SspV2, whole genome shotgun sequence, a single genomic window includes:
- the LOC121796123 gene encoding granule-bound starch synthase 1, chloroplastic/amyloplastic-like: MASIQFASYVHGGATSMDSKLNLAQIGQRTQVMTHTGLRLVKTAEVLQMRNKVKASAKQWKNVDTKIICGTGMNLVFVSAECGPWSKTGGLGDVVGGLPPAMAANGHRVMTVSPRYDQYKDAWDTSVTVEVLVGDKLETVRFFHCWKRGVDRVFVDHPIFLEKVIGKTKSKIYGPSAGEDYEDNQLRFSMLCLAALEAPRVLNLNSNKFFSGPYGDDVIFVANDWHTALLPCYLKTLYQPKGIYTNAKVALCIHNIAYQGRFAFSDFYLLNLPDQLKSSFEFIDGYEKPVKGRKINWMKAGIIESDRVVTVSPYYAKELVSGPDKGVELDNILRIIPFCVSGIVNGMDTQEWNPLTDKHIDYHFDISTVMDAKPLLKEALQALVGLPVDKNIPLIGFIGRLEEQKGSDILVAAVEKFIGMDVQVVILGTGKKKFEKEIEKLEELYPDKARGVAKFNVPLAHAITAGADYMLVPSRFEPCGLIQLHAMRYGTIPICASTGGLVDTVKEGYTGFHMGAFSVECAAVDPDDVTKIVNTVGRALNVYGTPAFTEMVNNCMSQDLSWKVPAKKWEEMLLSLGVDGSEAGIEGEEIAPLAKENVATP, from the exons ATGGCGAGTATACAGTTTGCTTCGTATGTCCATGGAGGCGCAACCTCAATGGATTCTAAGTTAAATCTGGCCCAGATTGGGCAGCGGACTCAAGTGATGACGCATACGGGGTTGAGATTAGTGAAGACGGCTGAGGTGCTTCAAATGAGAAACAAGGTGAAAGCCAGTGCTAAACAGTGGAAGAATGTAGACACAAAGATCATATGTGGAACTGGGATGAACTTGGTTTTTGTGTCGGCCGAGTGTGGCCCGTGGAGCAAGACTGGAGGCCTTGGGGACGTTGTTGGTGGACTGCCTCCAGCCATGGCTGCAAATGGACACAGAGTCATGACTGTGTCCCCACGTTATGATCAGTATAAAGATGCTTGGGACACTAGTGTCACAGTTGAG GTACTAGTTGGAGACAAACTTGAAACTGTGAGATTCTTCCATTGCTGGAAGCGTGGAGTTGATCGTGTTTTTGTGGATCATCCCATTTTCCTGGAGAAG GTCATCGGAAAAACCAAATCCAAGATTTATGGTCCTTCTGCTGGAGAAGATTATGAGGATAACCAGTTGCGCTTCAGCATGTTGTGCCTG GCTGCTTTGGAGGCTCCTAGAGTCTTGAATCTAAACAGCAACAAGTTCTTCTCCGGACCGTACG GTGACGATGTTATCTTCGTTGCTAATGACTGGCACACTGCTTTGCTTCCATGCTACCTGAAAACCCTTTACCAACCTAAAGGAATCTACACCAACGCTAAG GTTGCCTTGTGCATCCACAACATTGCCTATCAGGGAAGATTTGCATTTTCAGACTTCTATCTGCTCAATCTACCTGATCAACTCAAGAGCTCTTTTGAGTTCATTGATGGGTATGAGAAACCAGTGAAGGGAAGGAAAATTAACTGGATGAAGGCCGGGATTATAGAATCTGACAGAGTTGTAACTGTGAGCCCCTATTATGCCAAGGAACTTGTTTCTGGTCCCGATAAAGGTGTTGAGTTGGACAACATCCTACGTATCATTCCTTTTTGTGTGTCTGGCATTGTAAACGGCATGGATACTCAAGAGTGGAACCCACTGACTGATaaacatatcgactatcactTTGATATCTCCACT GTTATGGATGCTAAGCCATTGCTGAAGGAAGCTCTTCAAGCATTAGTGGGTTTGCCTGTTGATAAGAACATTCCTCTCATTGGATTTATTGGCAGACTTGAAGAACAAAAGGGATCAGATATCCTTGTCGCTGCAGTTGAAAAATTTATTGGGATGGATGTTCAAGTAGTCATCCTT GGAACCGGGAAGAAGAAGTTCGAGAAGGAGATTGAGAAACTTGAGGAGTTGTACCCTGATAAAGCTAGAGGAGTGGCTAAATTCAATGTGCCATTGGCCCATGCCATAACTGCCGGTGCTGATTACATGTTGGTTCCTAGCAGATTTGAACCTTGTGGGCTCATCCAGTTACATGCCATGCGATATGGAACC ATACCGATCTGTGCTTCAACCGGTGGTCTGGTGGACACTGTGAAAGAAGGATACACTGGTTTCCATATGGGAGCTTTCAGTGTTGAG TGTGCTGCGGTTGACCCAGATGACGTGACGAAGATTGTGAACACAGTGGGCAGAGCTCTTAATGTGTACGGCACGCCTGCATTCACTGAAATGGTAAACAACTGCATGTCACAGGATCTATCTTGGAAG GTGCCTGCAAAGAAATGGGAAGAGATGCTACTAAGCTTGGGTGTGGATGGGAGTGAAGCTGGTATTGAGGGAGAAGAAATAGCTCCACTTGCCAAGGAAAACGTTGCCACTCCTTGA
- the LOC121796120 gene encoding ubiquitin carboxyl-terminal hydrolase 10-like isoform X1 yields MTIPDSYHFMMENGSIELPCKPEEERRIVQELSAKADSNFREGNLYYPISSRRTQILIFGCLKGPLLVLKVTLNFDSSRKTLSWWFRAWQRYTGQTEGLYPFTDNPFESQSVTSSNTVEDRPRPGVIDNTDIIVSGGDDKDDDPQLLRTLDEGRDYVLVQQEVWEKLREWYKGGPALPRKMISVGAQQKQFVVEVFPLSLRLIDSRDQSEVPIRLSKKASLNDLYGKVCQLKGLDPQEARMWDFFNKQKQTILLSSSKTLEESNLQMDQDILLEVPTDGLGMDSTGNGLALVPVEPSRSIFSIAGCPTMSNGNSTGYNPIYQRSTSTSTSGDMEDAYDGLKPLKREDRGGLAGLQNLGNTCFMNSSLQCLVHTPPLADYFLQDYSDEINRQNPLGMNGELALSFGDLLRKLWSPGRAPVAPRAFKGKLARFAPQFNGYNQHDSQELLAFLLDGLHEDLNRVMQKPYFEIKDSGGRPDEDVADELWRYHKARNDSVIVDICQGQYKSTLVCPVCDKISITFDPFMYLSLPLPSTATRSMTVTVFYGDGSGLPMPFTVTVLKQGCCKDLNKALGVACCLRNDEYLLLAEVHEHRIYRYLENPSEPLATIKDDEHIVAYRLPRREVELTKLEICHRYQDVERKLFLTPLVTILEDPLSGMGIDLAVKRILSPLRRKSFFTSTTGHCSGENGSAFNALDEQMKSSGSQLGPAIQSTEEMDAEGMSSKELSFRLCITDEKGHSCRPILKDSSVKPARKVKVMLDWTDKEHELYDSSYLKDLPEVHKSGILAKKTKQEAISLFSCLDAFLKEEPLGPDDMWYCPQCKEHRQASKKLDLWRLPDILVFHLKRFSYSRWLKNKLDTFVNFPIHNLDLSKYVKSKDASEGSHTYELYAISNHYGGLGGGHYSAYCKLTDGKWYHFDDAHVSPVNESEIKTSAAYVLFYQRVNSQR; encoded by the exons ATGACGATTCCAGATTCTTATCACTTCATGATGGAAAATGGATCGATAGAATTGCCATGCAAGCCGGAGGAGGAAAGGAGGATTGTGCAGGAACTCAGTGCCAAGGCTGATTCAAATTTTCGGGAGGGGAATCTGTACTACCCCATCTCGAGTCG ACGAACGCAGATTTTGATTTTTGGCTGTTTGAAGGGACCACTTCTTGTTTTGAAGGTTACTCTTAATTTTGATTCTTCTCGGAAAACTCTTTCATG GTGGTTCAGAGCCTGGCAGAGGTACACTGGGCAAACAGAAGGTTTATATCCCTTTACAGACAATCCGTTTGAATCTCAATCTGTAACATCGTCAAATACAGTAGAAGATAGGCCTAGGCCCGGAGTGATTGACAATACTGATATTATTGTAAGTGGGGGGGATGATAAAGATGATGACCCTCAGCTTCTCAGAACTTTGGATGAAGGACGTGATTACGTTTTAGTACAACAAGAAGTTTGGGAGAAGTTAAGAGAATG GTATAAAGGAGGCCCGGCGTTGCCACGGAAGATGATTTCTGTTGGGGCCCAACAGAAGCAATTTGTTGTGGAGGTGTTCCCCCTTTCTCTCAGACTAATTGATTCTAGAGACCAGAGTGAAGTTCCTATAAGGCTAAGTAAAAAG GCTTCTTTAAATGACCTATATGGCAAAGTATGCCAACTCAAAGGTTTGGACCCTCAAGAG GCACGAATGTGGGATTTTTTCAATAAGCAGAAGCAAACAATATTACTTTCTTCAAGCAAAACCCTCGAGGAGTCTAATTTACAGATGGATCAAGAT ATTCTTCTTGAGGTGCCAACTGATGGTCTTGGCATGGATTCAACTGGGAATGGCTTAGCATTGGTTCCAGTGGAACCTTCAAGGTCAATCTTTTCAATTGCTGGCTGTCCAACTATGTCTAATGGAAATTCAACTGGTTATAACCCCATTTACCAGCGAAGTACATCCACCTCTACAAGTGGAGATATGGAAGATGCATATGATGGTTTGAAGCCTCTGAAAAGAGAAGATAGGGGTGGCTTAGCAGGATTGCAGAATTTGGGGAATACTTGCTTTATGAACAGTTCACTTCAGTGTTTAGTTCATACGCCACCCCTTGCTGATTACTTCCTGCAAGATTATAGTGATGAAATCAATAGACAGAACCCCCTGGGAATGAAT GGAGAGCTCGCCCTCTCATTTGGTGATTTGTTGAGGAAACTCTGGTCACCTGGTCGAGCTCCAGTTGCCCCTCGTGCATTTAAGGGGAAACTTGCACGTTTTGCTCCACAGTTTAATGGCTATAATCAGCATGATTCACAG GAGCTGCTTGCCTTTCTGCTTGATGGGCTACATGAAGATTTAAATCGTGTTATGCAGAAACCATATTTTGAAATTAAGGATTCTGGTGGTCGGCCCGATGAGGATGTTGCGGATGAGTTGTGGAGGTATCACAAGGCGAGGAATGATTCTGTAATTGTGGATATCTGTCAG GGCCAATACAAATCGACGCTGGTTTGCCCTGtttgtgacaaaatttcaataacatttgaCCCCTTCATGTATCTCTCGCTACCTCTTCCTTCAACAGCAACTAGGTCAATGACAGTAACAGTGTTTTATGGTGATGGAAGTGGCCTGCCTATGCCCTTCACAGTTACTGTTCTGAAGCAAGGATGCTGTAAAGATCTTAACAAGGCTTTGGGTGTTGCGTGCTGCTTACGTAATGATGAATACTTGCTCCTTGCTGAG GTTCATGAACATCGGATATATCGTTACCTGGAAAATCCATCAGAACCTTTGGCTACAATTAAGGATGATGAACATATTGTTGCTTACAGGCTCCCCAGAAGGGAGGTGGAGTTAACAAAACTAGAGATATGCCATCGGTATCAGGATGT TGAGAGGAAGCTCTTCCTAACGCCTTTAGTTACTATCTTGGAGGACCCACTTTCTGGGATGGGGATAGATCTTGCTGTTAAGAGGATCCTCTCTCCTTTAAGAAGAAAATCATTCTTTACATCTACAACGGGTCACTGTAGCGGAGAAAATGGCTCTGCTTTTAATGCATTGGATGAGCAGATGAAGAGTTCTGGCTCCCAGTTGGGACCGGCGATCCAATCAACAGAAGAAATGGATGCAGAAGGAATGTCTAGCAAAGAGTTGTCATTCCGGCTTTGCATAACTGATGAGAAGGGTCATAGCTGCAGGCCAATATTGAAGGATTCATCTGTTAAACCTGCTCGTAAGGTGAAAGTCATGCTGGATTGGACTGATAAAGAGCATGAGCTCTATGATTCCAGCTATTTAAAGGATCTTCCTGAGGTTCACAAGTCTGGAATTCTTGCAAAGAAGACTAAACAAGAGGCTATCTCCCTATTTTCGTGTCTGGATGCATTTCTGAAAGAGGAGCCCTTAGGCCCTGATGATATGTG GTATTGTCCTCAATGCAAGGAACATAGGCAAGCGAGTAAAAAGTTAGATTTGTGGAGGTTGCCTGATATTCTTGTCTTTCACTTGAAGCGGTTCTCATATAGCAGATGGCTGAAAAACAAACTTGATACATTTGTAAATTTTCCTATTCATAATCTCGATTTGAGCAAGTATGTGAAGAGCAAGGATGCATCTGAAGGGTCGCATACTTACGAATTGTATGCCATAAGCAACCACTATGGAGGTCTTGGTGGAGGGCACTATTCTGCTTATTGCAAG TTAACTGATGGCAAGTGGTACCATTTTGACGACGCTCATGTATCCCCGGTGAATGAATCTGAAATCAAGACATCTGCTGCATATGTGCTGTTCTACCAACGAGTTAACAGCCAACGGTGA
- the LOC121796125 gene encoding metal-nicotianamine transporter YSL1-like has product MSNAESGSDRKREIEEEARVFEEEDLKRVQPWQKQITLRGVMASVLIGSIFSVIAMKLNLTTGITPNLNVSAALLAFIFIRGWTKLIHRFGFVSAPFTKQENTMIQTCIVACYSISVGGGFGSYLLGMNKKTFELSGGTTTVGNTPNSIKEPGIGWMTGFLFLVCFIGLFVLIPLRKILIIDYKLTFPSGMATAVLINGFHNRGDKMAKKQVKGFLKSFSFSFLWGFFQWFYTATVECGFSQFPTFGLQAWKQSFYFDFSLTYVGTGMICPHIVNLSLLLGAVLSYGMMWPLLHKLRGDWFPSEIPESSMKSLNGYKVFISIALLLGDGLYNFSKILYITVMNFTTKLSRRKLDPAVDNALSDPRKDEVFMRDTIPLWVAALGYVTLALTSVVAIPFIIPELKWYFVVMAYVFAPSLAFCNAYGAGLTDINMSYNYGKVGLFTIAALSGKEHGVVAAMAACGIFKSIVNVSCILMQDFKTGHLTLTSPRAMLLSQAIGTGLGCIVSPLSFFLFYKAFDIGNPDGEFKAPYAIIYRNLAIIGVQGFSALPQHCLQLCYGFFAFAIAVNLVTDVSPRRVGKWMPLPTAMAVPFLIGGYFAIDMCVGSLVVFLWHRFNPSKADLMVPAVASGFICGEGIWSLPASVLALAKVTPPICMKFLPA; this is encoded by the exons ATGAGCAACGCGGAAAGCGGATCAGACAGGAAGAGGGAGATAGAGGAAGAGGCGCGCGTGTTTGAGGAAGAGGATCTCAAGAGGGTCCAGCCATGGCAGAAGCAGATAACTCTTCGCGGAGTGATGGCCAGCGTCCTTATCGGCTCCATCTTCAGCGTTATTGCCATGAAACTCAACCTCACCACTGGGATCACTCCAAACCTCAATGTCTCAGCAGCTCTTCTTGCTTTCATCTTCATCAGGGGATGGACTAAACTCATCCACAGATTCGGATTCGTTTCTGCGCCTTTCACTAAGCAAGAGAATACCATGATACAGACATGTATTGTTGCATGCTACAGCATTTCTGTTGGAG GAGGGTTTGGATCTTATCTGTTGGGGATGAACAAGAAGACATTTGAGCTATCTGGTGGAACCACCACAGTTGGAAACACTCCCAACAGCATCAAGGAGCCCGGGATTGGCTGGATGACCGGTTTCTTGTTTTTAGTCTGTTTCATCGGCCTTTTCGTGCTGATTCCTCTTCGAAAA ATCTTGATTATTGATTACAAGTTGACCTTCCCGAGTGGCATGGCAACTGCAGTGCTCATCAATGGATTCCATAACAGAGGTGACAAAATGGCCAA GAAGCAAGTGAAGGGATTCCTCAAGTCCTTCTCTTTCAGCTTCTTGTGGGGTTTCTTTCAATGGTTTTACACTGCAACAGTGGAGTGTGGCTTCTCCCAGTTCCCGACCTTCGGACTTCAAGCATGGAAGCAATC ATTTTACTTTGATTTCAGTTTGACTTATGTTGGGACTGGAATGATATGTCCCCACATTGTAAACTTATCATTGCTTCTTGGAGCTGTGCTTTCCTATGGCATGATGTGGCCACTTCTACACAAGCTTAGAGGAGACTGGTTTCCTTCTGAAATACCCGAATCCAGTATGAAGAGCCTCAACGGTTATAAG GTTTTCATCTCCATAGCCCTCCTTTTAGGCGACGGCCTCTACAATTTCTCCAAGATACTATACATCACAGTAATGAACTTCACCACAAAGCTAAGCAGAAGAAAACTGGATCCAGCCGTGGACAACGCGCTCAGCGATCCAAGAAAAGACGAGGTTTTCATGCGTGACACCATTCCCCTATGGGTAGCCGCTCTTGGCTATGTAACACTAGCACTAACTTCCGTTGTCGCCATTCCCTTCATAATCCCCGAGCTCAAATGGTACTTTGTCGTGATGGCGTACGTCTTCGCGCCATCACTAGCCTTCTGCAACGCGTACGGAGCAGGGCTGACAGACATAAACATGTCCTACAACTACGGCAAAGTAGGACTATTCACCATAGCCGCGCTCTCAGGGAAAGAGCACGGCGTGGTGGCAGCGATGGCCGCGTGCGGAATATTCAAGTCCATCGTGAACGTGTCGTGCATACTAATGCAGGACTTCAAAACAGGGCACCTCACCCTGACCTCGCCCCGAGCAATGCTGCTGAGCCAGGCCATTGGGACGGGGCTCGGCTGCATAGTTTCGCCGTTAAGCTTCTTCCTGTTCTACAAGGCCTTCGACATAGGCAACCCGGACGGGGAGTTCAAGGCGCCCTACGCCATCATATATCGAAACCTCGCAATCATAGGCGTGCAGGGCTTCTCGGCCTTGCCGCAGCACTGCCTGCAGCTGTGCTACGGCTTCTTTGCGTTCGCGATCGCGGTGAACTTGGTGACGGATGTGTCGCCGAGGAGGGTGGGGAAGTGGATGCCGCTGCCGACGGCGATGGCGGTGCCGTTTTTGATCGGAGGGTATTTTGCTATTGACATGTGTGTGGGGAGTCTTGTGGTGTTTCTGTGGCATAGGTTTAACCCAAGCAAGGCGGATTTGATGGTGCCGGCGGTGGCTTCGGGTTTTATATGTGGGGAAGGGATTTGGTCGCTTCCTGCGTCGGTTTTGGCTTTGGCTAAAGTGACTCCGCCGATTTGCATGAAGTTCCTGCCTGCCTAA
- the LOC121796120 gene encoding ubiquitin carboxyl-terminal hydrolase 10-like isoform X2: MTIPDSYHFMMENGSIELPCKPEEERRIVQELSAKADSNFREGNLYYPISSRWFRAWQRYTGQTEGLYPFTDNPFESQSVTSSNTVEDRPRPGVIDNTDIIVSGGDDKDDDPQLLRTLDEGRDYVLVQQEVWEKLREWYKGGPALPRKMISVGAQQKQFVVEVFPLSLRLIDSRDQSEVPIRLSKKASLNDLYGKVCQLKGLDPQEARMWDFFNKQKQTILLSSSKTLEESNLQMDQDILLEVPTDGLGMDSTGNGLALVPVEPSRSIFSIAGCPTMSNGNSTGYNPIYQRSTSTSTSGDMEDAYDGLKPLKREDRGGLAGLQNLGNTCFMNSSLQCLVHTPPLADYFLQDYSDEINRQNPLGMNGELALSFGDLLRKLWSPGRAPVAPRAFKGKLARFAPQFNGYNQHDSQELLAFLLDGLHEDLNRVMQKPYFEIKDSGGRPDEDVADELWRYHKARNDSVIVDICQGQYKSTLVCPVCDKISITFDPFMYLSLPLPSTATRSMTVTVFYGDGSGLPMPFTVTVLKQGCCKDLNKALGVACCLRNDEYLLLAEVHEHRIYRYLENPSEPLATIKDDEHIVAYRLPRREVELTKLEICHRYQDVERKLFLTPLVTILEDPLSGMGIDLAVKRILSPLRRKSFFTSTTGHCSGENGSAFNALDEQMKSSGSQLGPAIQSTEEMDAEGMSSKELSFRLCITDEKGHSCRPILKDSSVKPARKVKVMLDWTDKEHELYDSSYLKDLPEVHKSGILAKKTKQEAISLFSCLDAFLKEEPLGPDDMWYCPQCKEHRQASKKLDLWRLPDILVFHLKRFSYSRWLKNKLDTFVNFPIHNLDLSKYVKSKDASEGSHTYELYAISNHYGGLGGGHYSAYCKLTDGKWYHFDDAHVSPVNESEIKTSAAYVLFYQRVNSQR, translated from the exons ATGACGATTCCAGATTCTTATCACTTCATGATGGAAAATGGATCGATAGAATTGCCATGCAAGCCGGAGGAGGAAAGGAGGATTGTGCAGGAACTCAGTGCCAAGGCTGATTCAAATTTTCGGGAGGGGAATCTGTACTACCCCATCTCGAGTCG GTGGTTCAGAGCCTGGCAGAGGTACACTGGGCAAACAGAAGGTTTATATCCCTTTACAGACAATCCGTTTGAATCTCAATCTGTAACATCGTCAAATACAGTAGAAGATAGGCCTAGGCCCGGAGTGATTGACAATACTGATATTATTGTAAGTGGGGGGGATGATAAAGATGATGACCCTCAGCTTCTCAGAACTTTGGATGAAGGACGTGATTACGTTTTAGTACAACAAGAAGTTTGGGAGAAGTTAAGAGAATG GTATAAAGGAGGCCCGGCGTTGCCACGGAAGATGATTTCTGTTGGGGCCCAACAGAAGCAATTTGTTGTGGAGGTGTTCCCCCTTTCTCTCAGACTAATTGATTCTAGAGACCAGAGTGAAGTTCCTATAAGGCTAAGTAAAAAG GCTTCTTTAAATGACCTATATGGCAAAGTATGCCAACTCAAAGGTTTGGACCCTCAAGAG GCACGAATGTGGGATTTTTTCAATAAGCAGAAGCAAACAATATTACTTTCTTCAAGCAAAACCCTCGAGGAGTCTAATTTACAGATGGATCAAGAT ATTCTTCTTGAGGTGCCAACTGATGGTCTTGGCATGGATTCAACTGGGAATGGCTTAGCATTGGTTCCAGTGGAACCTTCAAGGTCAATCTTTTCAATTGCTGGCTGTCCAACTATGTCTAATGGAAATTCAACTGGTTATAACCCCATTTACCAGCGAAGTACATCCACCTCTACAAGTGGAGATATGGAAGATGCATATGATGGTTTGAAGCCTCTGAAAAGAGAAGATAGGGGTGGCTTAGCAGGATTGCAGAATTTGGGGAATACTTGCTTTATGAACAGTTCACTTCAGTGTTTAGTTCATACGCCACCCCTTGCTGATTACTTCCTGCAAGATTATAGTGATGAAATCAATAGACAGAACCCCCTGGGAATGAAT GGAGAGCTCGCCCTCTCATTTGGTGATTTGTTGAGGAAACTCTGGTCACCTGGTCGAGCTCCAGTTGCCCCTCGTGCATTTAAGGGGAAACTTGCACGTTTTGCTCCACAGTTTAATGGCTATAATCAGCATGATTCACAG GAGCTGCTTGCCTTTCTGCTTGATGGGCTACATGAAGATTTAAATCGTGTTATGCAGAAACCATATTTTGAAATTAAGGATTCTGGTGGTCGGCCCGATGAGGATGTTGCGGATGAGTTGTGGAGGTATCACAAGGCGAGGAATGATTCTGTAATTGTGGATATCTGTCAG GGCCAATACAAATCGACGCTGGTTTGCCCTGtttgtgacaaaatttcaataacatttgaCCCCTTCATGTATCTCTCGCTACCTCTTCCTTCAACAGCAACTAGGTCAATGACAGTAACAGTGTTTTATGGTGATGGAAGTGGCCTGCCTATGCCCTTCACAGTTACTGTTCTGAAGCAAGGATGCTGTAAAGATCTTAACAAGGCTTTGGGTGTTGCGTGCTGCTTACGTAATGATGAATACTTGCTCCTTGCTGAG GTTCATGAACATCGGATATATCGTTACCTGGAAAATCCATCAGAACCTTTGGCTACAATTAAGGATGATGAACATATTGTTGCTTACAGGCTCCCCAGAAGGGAGGTGGAGTTAACAAAACTAGAGATATGCCATCGGTATCAGGATGT TGAGAGGAAGCTCTTCCTAACGCCTTTAGTTACTATCTTGGAGGACCCACTTTCTGGGATGGGGATAGATCTTGCTGTTAAGAGGATCCTCTCTCCTTTAAGAAGAAAATCATTCTTTACATCTACAACGGGTCACTGTAGCGGAGAAAATGGCTCTGCTTTTAATGCATTGGATGAGCAGATGAAGAGTTCTGGCTCCCAGTTGGGACCGGCGATCCAATCAACAGAAGAAATGGATGCAGAAGGAATGTCTAGCAAAGAGTTGTCATTCCGGCTTTGCATAACTGATGAGAAGGGTCATAGCTGCAGGCCAATATTGAAGGATTCATCTGTTAAACCTGCTCGTAAGGTGAAAGTCATGCTGGATTGGACTGATAAAGAGCATGAGCTCTATGATTCCAGCTATTTAAAGGATCTTCCTGAGGTTCACAAGTCTGGAATTCTTGCAAAGAAGACTAAACAAGAGGCTATCTCCCTATTTTCGTGTCTGGATGCATTTCTGAAAGAGGAGCCCTTAGGCCCTGATGATATGTG GTATTGTCCTCAATGCAAGGAACATAGGCAAGCGAGTAAAAAGTTAGATTTGTGGAGGTTGCCTGATATTCTTGTCTTTCACTTGAAGCGGTTCTCATATAGCAGATGGCTGAAAAACAAACTTGATACATTTGTAAATTTTCCTATTCATAATCTCGATTTGAGCAAGTATGTGAAGAGCAAGGATGCATCTGAAGGGTCGCATACTTACGAATTGTATGCCATAAGCAACCACTATGGAGGTCTTGGTGGAGGGCACTATTCTGCTTATTGCAAG TTAACTGATGGCAAGTGGTACCATTTTGACGACGCTCATGTATCCCCGGTGAATGAATCTGAAATCAAGACATCTGCTGCATATGTGCTGTTCTACCAACGAGTTAACAGCCAACGGTGA
- the LOC121796124 gene encoding uncharacterized protein LOC121796124, with product MEFQKKKRRHNSSQYNVFNSEIKKDSTCQVTLVHNPIFISPASTLYHHLSSLQISFHLHFTHGVGVSHPLPPLLSTIPHNNISNRHQLRADREQPPPPGISSARCQIHGHNPNQALRRRPPRPQGLRQHRRGIRSRHRQRVPIPNSKKALSWVKSNVQCYLPATKISYIAVGNEVLTSNDSSPPWKTSTPPSSPSTSTARSPSPPPSAAVFRRDIAKKLACILDFHCKVGSPFLINAYPYFAYKADPKRVPLDFVLFEGSGIVDSICLGYVCE from the exons ATggagtttcaaaaaaaaaaaagaagacacAATAGTAGTCAATACAACGTGTTTAACagtgaaataaaaaaagacagCACGTGCCAAGTGACACTAGTCCACAACCCAATCTTCATATCTCCAGCTTCCACACTATATCACCATCTCTCATCTCTCCAAATCTCCTTCCACCTCCACTTCACTCATGGCGTCGGCGTCTCTCACCCTCTCCCTCCTCTTCTCAG CACTATTCCTCACAACAACATCAGCAATAGGCATCAACTACGGGCAGATCGCGAACAACCTCCCCCACCCGGAATCAGTAGTGCCCGTTGCCAAATCCATGGGCATAACCCGAATCAAGCTCTACGACGCCGACCCCCACGTCCTCAAGGCCTTCGCCAACACCGGCGTGGAATTCGCAGTCGGCATCGGCAACGAGTACCTATCCCCAATTCCAAAAAAGCCCTCTCCTGGGTGAAATCCAACGTCCAATGCTACCTCCCCGCCACCAAAATCTCCTACATTGCCGTCGGCAACGAAGTCCTCACCTCCAACGACTCCTCCCCGCCATGGAAAACATCCACACCGCCCTCGTCTCCCTCAACCTCCACCGCCAGGTCACCGTCACCACCCCCCTCCGCCGCCGTCTTCCGCCGCGACATCGCCAAGAAGCTCGCCTGCATCCTCGACTTCCACTGCAAAGTCGGATCCCCCTTCCTCATCAACGCCTACCCTTACTTCGCCTACAAGGCTGACCCCAAGCGGGTCCCCCTCGATTTCGTTCTCTTCGAGGGATCCGGGATCGTCGATTCAATTTGTTTAGGTTATGTATGTGAATGA
- the LOC121796121 gene encoding coatomer subunit zeta-1-like gives MATFLSHETCPTIKNILLLDSEGKRVAVKYYSDEWPTNSAKLAFEKSIFTKTQKTNARTEAEITMVENNIIVYKFVQDLHFFVTGGDEENELILATVLQGFFDTVTLLLRNNVDQREALENLDMILLCLDEIVDGGIILETDGSIIAGKVATHSIDDGAPLSEQTISQALATAREHLTRSLLK, from the exons ATGGCCACATTTCTCAGTCAT GAGACTTGCCCGACTAtaaaaaacatacttttgcTGGATTCTGAGGGGAAGCGTGTTGCAGTTAAGTATTACTCAGATGAATGGCCTACAAATAGTGCTAAGCTTGCTTTCGAAAAATCTATTTTCACAAAGACTCAAAAAACCAATGCTCGAACAGAAG CGGAGATAACAATGGTAGAGAACAACATAATCGTTTATAAGTTTGTCCAAGATCTGCACTTCTTTGTGACCGGGGGCGATGAAGAAAATGAGCTGATCCTAGCTACCGTTCTACAGGGATTCTTCGATACAGTCACCCTACTCCTTAG GAACAATGTCGACCAAAGAGAGGCGCTTGAGAACTTGGATATGATTCTTCTGTGCCTAGATGAAATCGTGGATGGAGG GATTATTCTCGAAACAGACGGTAGTATTATTGCTGGAAAAGTAGCAACCCATAGTATAGATGATGGTGCACCATTGTCAGAGCAG ACGATATCTCAAGCTCTGGCTACTGCACGCGAGCATCTAACAAGATCTCTTCTGAAATGA